Proteins encoded within one genomic window of Cucumis sativus cultivar 9930 chromosome 3, Cucumber_9930_V3, whole genome shotgun sequence:
- the LOC101210137 gene encoding cytochrome P450 705A5-like, translating into MPDAALHYTLYLLLFFLSSLLLFFFLHKPSKSASANLTLPPSPPPLPVIGHLHLLLPATHKSFFNISSKYGPLLHIRLGALQYVLVSSASLAAEIFKTHDLTFSSRPDFAFSEEYPYGKVGFLGAPYGDYWRYMKKLTMMEVLAAPQLARSRFVRNEEILRMLQKLLLCSKQKQSVDLGAELIKLTNNSICRMMMSTRCSEENNEAEKIRILVNDTIEIATKMAFGDLFTRGPLKRLPFWLFGNKALQINVRFDLLLENILQQHEQRAKIHGLEREDRDLMDILLKAYLDEKAEFKMTRNHIKAFLLDLFIAGTGTSAEVMQWAMAELMNHPDVFQKVRREIESVAGTRLVEETDVTNLPYTQAVVKECLRLYPAVPVARRACRETCKVNGYDIPKDIMVAVDLFAIMRDPNLWENPDEFRPERFYNENSSKEEGTKHIQYEIKGQSFSFVPFGGGRRGCPGSLLAFNTINRTVAALVQCFDWKVGKDGDEEKVNMEIGTGISLPMAHPLICVPVSHSTPFVAQ; encoded by the exons ATGCCGGACGCCGCTCTTCACTACACTCTCTaccttctcctcttcttcctctcctctctccttctcttcttcttcctccacaAACCCTCCAAATCCGCCTCCGCAAATCTCACTCTACCTCCATCTCCACCGCCGCTCCCAGTCATCGGCCACCTCCATCTCCTCCTCCCTGCCACTCACAAATCCTTCTTCAACATCTCCTCTAAGTACGGTCCGCTCCTCCACATCCGCCTCGGCGCTCTGCAGTACGTCCTCGTCTCCTCCGCCTCCCTCGCTGCTGAGATCTTCAAAACGCACGATCTCACCTTCTCCTCCCGACCTGATTTCGCCTTCAGCGAGGAGTATCCGTACGGAAAAGTGGGATTCCTTGGCGCTCCGTACGGGGATTATTGGCGGTATATGAAGAAGCTGACGATGATGGAGGTTCTTGCGGCGCCACAGCTTGCACGATCGCGATTTGTGAGGAATGAAGAGATCCTTCGTATGCTTCAAAAGTTGCTGCTCTGTTCCAAGCAGAAGCAG TCAGTGGACTTGGGGGCAGAGTTGATTAAGCTCACAAACAACAGCATCTGCAGAATGATGATGAGCACAAGATGTTCCGAAGAGAACAACGAAGCAGAGAAGATCAGAATTTTGGTTAACGACACCATTGAAATTGCTACAAAGATGGCTTTCGGAGATCTCTTCACCCGAGGTCCATTGAAGAGGCTTCCCTTCTGGCTCTTTGGCAACAAAGCTCTCCAAATCAATGTCCGATTCGACCTTCTCCTTGAAAACATTCTGCAACAACACGAACAACGAGCCAAAATCCACGGCCTCGAAAGAGAAGACCGCGATCTCATGGATATATTACTCAAAGCATATTTGGATGAGAAAGCCGAGTTCAAAATGACTAGAAATCACATCAAAGCCTTCTTACTT GATCTGTTCATTGCCGGCACCGGAACGTCGGCTGAGGTTATGCAGTGGGCAATGGCGGAACTAATGAACCATCCGGATGTGTTCCAGAAGGTGCGGCGAGAGATCGAATCAGTCGCCGGGACGAGACTTGTGGAAGAAACGGATGTTACAAATCTTCCGTACACGCAGGCGGTAGTAAAGGAGTGTCTCCGGCTGTATCCAGCGGTGCCGGTGGCGAGACGAGCGTGCCGAGAAACTTGCAAGGTGAATGGATACGATATTCCAAAGGACATCATGGTTGCAGTGGACCTGTTTGCGATAATGCGGGATCCAAATCTGTGGGAGAATCCAGACGAATTTCGGCCTGAGAGATTCTACAATGAGAATTCCAGTAAAGAAGAAGGAACGAAACACATTCAATATGAGATTAAGGGACAGAGCTTCAGCTTTGTGCCATTCGGAGGAGGAAGAAGGGGATGCCCGGGGTCATTGTTAGCGTTCAACACGATCAATAGGACGGTGGCGGCATTGGTTCAGTGCTTTGATTGGAAGGTTGGGAAAGATGGAGATGAAGAGAAGGTGAATATGGAGATTGGAACAGGAATTAGTTTGCCAATGGCTCATCCATTGATCTGTGTGCCTGTTTCTCATTCAACTCCTTTTGTTGCTCAGTAA
- the LOC101206955 gene encoding ras-related protein RABA4c isoform X1 codes for MSNLQSNFNQKIDYVFKVVLIGDSAVGKSQLLSRFARNEFSLDSKATIGVEFQTKTLNIDQKAIKAQIWDTAGQERYRAVTSAYYRGAVGAMLVYDMTKRQTFDHIARWLEELRGHADKNIVIMLIGNKSDLGSLRVVPTEDAKEFAQMENLSFMETSALEATNVEAAFNTILTEIYRVISKKALIANDETDSGGSSSLLKGTKIVVPGQEPQAASSGCCRS; via the exons ATGTCTAATTTGCAATCCAATTTCAATCAGAAGATTGATTATGTTTTCAAGGTTGTCTTGATCGGGGATTCTGCGGTCGGCAAATCCCAACTCCTTTCTCGTTTTGCGAGGAATGAGTTCAGTTTGGATTCCAAGGCTACAATTGGAGTTGAATTCCAGACCAAGACGCTTAACATTGACCAGAAAGCTATCAAGGCTCAGATATGGGATACTGCTGGACAGGAGAG GTATCGTGCAGTGACAAGTGCATATTACAGAGGTGCCGTGGGGGCAATGCTGGTCTACGACATGACGAAGCGTCAGACATTCGATCATATAGCTAGGTGGTTAGAGGAACTGCGTGGCCATGCAGACAAGAATATCGTTATCATGCTTATAGGAAACAAGTCCGATCTAGGTTCTCTTCGTGTTGTGCCTACAGAAGACGCAAAAGAGTTTGCTCAAATGGAGAATCTGTCTTTTATGGAAACATCAGCACTTGAGGCAACTAATGTAGAGGCAGCATTCAATACCATACTGACAGAAATTTACCGAGTTATTAGCAAGAAGGCGCTGATTGCAAACGATGAAACTGATTCTGGAGGAAGCTCATCACTCCTCAAAGGAACAAAAATTGTTGTCCCCGGACAAGAGCCTCAAGCTGCAAGCTCTGGTTGTTGCCGGAGTTGA
- the LOC101206955 gene encoding ras-related protein RGP1 isoform X2 translates to MSSVWIPRLQLELNSRPRRLTLTRKLSRLRYGILLDRRVMVFRYRAVTSAYYRGAVGAMLVYDMTKRQTFDHIARWLEELRGHADKNIVIMLIGNKSDLGSLRVVPTEDAKEFAQMENLSFMETSALEATNVEAAFNTILTEIYRVISKKALIANDETDSGGSSSLLKGTKIVVPGQEPQAASSGCCRS, encoded by the exons ATGAGTTCAGTTTGGATTCCAAGGCTACAATTGGAGTTGAATTCCAGACCAAGACGCTTAACATTGACCAGAAAGCTATCAAGGCTCAGATATGGGATACTGCTGGACAGGAGAG TGATGGTTTTCAGGTATCGTGCAGTGACAAGTGCATATTACAGAGGTGCCGTGGGGGCAATGCTGGTCTACGACATGACGAAGCGTCAGACATTCGATCATATAGCTAGGTGGTTAGAGGAACTGCGTGGCCATGCAGACAAGAATATCGTTATCATGCTTATAGGAAACAAGTCCGATCTAGGTTCTCTTCGTGTTGTGCCTACAGAAGACGCAAAAGAGTTTGCTCAAATGGAGAATCTGTCTTTTATGGAAACATCAGCACTTGAGGCAACTAATGTAGAGGCAGCATTCAATACCATACTGACAGAAATTTACCGAGTTATTAGCAAGAAGGCGCTGATTGCAAACGATGAAACTGATTCTGGAGGAAGCTCATCACTCCTCAAAGGAACAAAAATTGTTGTCCCCGGACAAGAGCCTCAAGCTGCAAGCTCTGGTTGTTGCCGGAGTTGA